The proteins below are encoded in one region of Leptotrichia sp. oral taxon 218:
- a CDS encoding response regulator transcription factor: protein MKEKILVVEDDPKISRLLEIELKFEGFDVFFAYDGKEGLNMAKYGSYDLILLDVMLPKMSGMEVCKRVRETSQVPIIMLTAKDEISDKVVGFDYGADDYMTKPFSNEELLARIKALLRRTKKSVDHKGLFEFEDLTINYSTYEIFRGYGKDLIQLSKREFELLDFLVLNKGIVLSRDKILEEVWGFDYIGNDNILDLYIKYLRDKIDRPYERRFIQTVRGIGFIFK from the coding sequence ATGAAAGAAAAAATATTGGTTGTGGAAGACGACCCAAAAATTTCAAGACTTCTTGAAATTGAATTAAAATTTGAAGGTTTTGATGTGTTTTTTGCATATGACGGTAAAGAAGGATTAAATATGGCTAAATACGGATCATATGACTTAATCTTGCTAGATGTAATGCTTCCAAAAATGAGTGGAATGGAAGTTTGTAAAAGAGTGAGGGAAACTTCACAAGTTCCTATAATTATGCTTACAGCTAAAGATGAAATAAGTGATAAGGTTGTTGGATTTGATTATGGTGCTGATGATTACATGACTAAACCATTTTCAAATGAAGAATTGCTTGCTAGAATAAAAGCATTATTAAGAAGAACTAAAAAATCGGTTGATCATAAAGGACTATTTGAATTTGAAGACTTGACAATAAATTATTCGACTTATGAAATTTTTAGAGGTTACGGAAAAGATCTGATTCAATTGTCAAAAAGAGAATTTGAATTGCTTGACTTTTTAGTTCTGAATAAAGGGATTGTTTTATCGAGAGATAAAATATTGGAAGAAGTTTGGGGATTTGATTATATTGGAAATGATAACATTTTGGATTTATATATCAAATATTTGAGAGATAAAATTGACAGACCTTACGAAAGAAGATTTATTCAAACAGTGAGAGGAATTGGATTTATCTTTAAATAA
- a CDS encoding U32 family peptidase, whose protein sequence is MEKRKRVELLAPAGNMEKLKSAFHFGADACFIGGNAFNLRGMSSNFNNKELKQAIDYAHSLGKKVYVTLNIFAHNAEIEYMPRFIKKLEEYGADAAIVADLGVFQLVREHAPNLRIHVSTQANNTNWMSVKTWKEMGAKRVILAREMSLNEIKKIREKVPDVEIEVFIHGAMCMTYSGRCLLSNYFTGRDSNRGICAQDCRWNYKVIAEGHEETGAHDVIENEDGTFMFNAKDLCTIEFIDKIIEAGVDSLKIEGRMKSIYYNSTVVKQYKRALDSYYSGNYKYDEDWLKELKTISHRQYSNGFFLGPTTEKDQNYKTGLSYSQTYRLVANVLEKVDTNKYKIQIRNQVFATQELELVRPESEVVKFKVKNFFNTKKEEYEDHVNPNTIAIIKTDVEMGPMDLLRIKLPEGKSDSDMDKENF, encoded by the coding sequence ATGGAAAAGAGAAAAAGAGTGGAGTTATTAGCACCTGCTGGAAATATGGAAAAGTTAAAAAGTGCTTTTCATTTTGGAGCGGACGCTTGTTTTATTGGAGGAAACGCCTTTAACTTGAGAGGAATGTCCTCTAATTTTAATAACAAAGAATTAAAACAAGCTATTGATTATGCTCATAGCTTGGGGAAAAAAGTGTATGTGACACTGAATATTTTTGCGCATAACGCAGAAATTGAATATATGCCAAGATTTATTAAAAAATTGGAAGAATATGGAGCAGATGCGGCAATTGTGGCAGACCTTGGAGTTTTTCAGCTAGTTAGAGAACATGCTCCAAACTTGAGAATACATGTTAGTACACAAGCTAACAATACAAACTGGATGAGTGTAAAAACTTGGAAAGAGATGGGAGCTAAAAGAGTTATTTTGGCAAGAGAAATGTCATTAAACGAAATTAAAAAGATTCGTGAAAAAGTGCCAGATGTTGAAATAGAAGTGTTTATTCATGGAGCGATGTGCATGACTTATTCGGGTAGATGTCTGCTTAGCAACTATTTTACTGGAAGAGATTCAAATCGTGGAATTTGTGCGCAAGATTGCCGTTGGAATTATAAAGTTATTGCAGAAGGGCATGAAGAAACAGGGGCGCATGATGTTATAGAAAATGAAGATGGAACATTTATGTTTAATGCAAAAGATTTGTGTACAATTGAATTTATTGATAAAATTATTGAAGCGGGTGTCGATTCTCTAAAAATTGAAGGAAGAATGAAGAGTATTTATTATAATTCAACTGTTGTAAAACAGTATAAAAGAGCACTAGATTCTTATTATTCAGGAAATTATAAATATGATGAAGATTGGTTAAAAGAACTTAAAACAATTAGTCATAGACAATATTCAAATGGATTTTTCTTAGGGCCTACGACTGAAAAGGATCAAAATTATAAGACAGGGCTTTCTTATAGCCAGACTTACAGATTGGTTGCAAATGTACTAGAAAAAGTAGATACGAATAAATATAAAATTCAAATTAGAAATCAGGTTTTTGCAACACAGGAATTGGAACTTGTAAGACCAGAGTCGGAAGTTGTGAAATTTAAAGTGAAAAACTTTTTTAATACAAAAAAAGAAGAATATGAAGACCATGTAAATCCAAATACAATAGCAATTATCAAAACTGATGTTGAAATGGGACCGATGGACTTGCTTAGAATAAAACTTCCTGAGGGAAAATCAGATAGTGATATGGACAAAGAAAATTTTTAA
- the dnaB gene encoding replicative DNA helicase codes for MDIDDLNLTDERMGLPEKTYSIKAEEGLIGSIFLKPKIMSEILEIVNEEDFYKGSHKILFNEMKKAHENGKIIEVLVIVELLKKNNLLEEVGGEDTIYDFTEVVSTAANATTYARIIKEKSIQRQLIDVGEEIIKLSQNSYSSIEKIIDDAEKKIFEISKKKQHQDIIRVAELADQKIKLLDEYQNSTSELSGIPTGYFAFDQMTGGLHGSDLMILAARPAMGKTAFALNLAISVAKQNKHVLVYSLEMGNEQLFDRILSIMARIRLKSLKDNMLKKEEMFKMGEIFGEITEMPLYISDSASVNMMELKSTARRLKSEGKLDFLLIDYLQLISPQEGYRKSREQEISEISRSLKLLAKELNIPILTLSQLSRGVEQRNDKRPMLSDLRESGAIEQDADLVMFLYRDSYYKKNNFDDEEQGETSDDSSGSNANSSEGNEKGEEVELIIGKHRSGPIGTIKLSFEASYQQFLNIKDEQHLPPSE; via the coding sequence ATGGATATAGACGATTTAAATTTGACTGATGAGAGAATGGGATTACCTGAGAAAACATACAGTATAAAAGCTGAAGAAGGTTTAATTGGTTCAATATTTTTAAAACCCAAAATTATGTCTGAAATTTTAGAAATTGTAAATGAAGAAGATTTTTACAAGGGAAGTCATAAAATATTATTTAATGAGATGAAAAAAGCTCATGAGAACGGAAAAATTATTGAAGTTCTCGTAATTGTTGAACTTTTGAAAAAGAATAACCTTTTGGAAGAAGTTGGCGGAGAAGATACCATTTACGATTTTACAGAAGTTGTTTCAACAGCGGCAAATGCAACAACTTATGCCAGAATAATAAAAGAAAAATCAATTCAAAGACAGCTTATTGATGTTGGAGAAGAAATTATAAAATTATCGCAAAATAGTTACAGCAGTATTGAAAAAATAATAGATGATGCTGAAAAGAAAATTTTTGAAATTTCCAAGAAAAAGCAGCATCAAGATATTATAAGAGTTGCAGAATTAGCTGATCAAAAAATAAAGTTACTGGATGAATATCAGAATTCGACAAGCGAGTTGAGTGGAATACCTACAGGATATTTTGCTTTTGATCAGATGACAGGAGGTCTGCACGGTTCTGACTTAATGATTCTTGCAGCTAGACCTGCTATGGGAAAAACGGCATTTGCACTAAATCTTGCGATAAGTGTTGCAAAACAAAATAAGCATGTTTTAGTCTACAGTTTGGAGATGGGAAATGAGCAGCTATTTGACAGAATTTTGTCAATTATGGCAAGAATAAGACTAAAATCGCTTAAAGATAATATGCTTAAAAAAGAAGAAATGTTTAAAATGGGTGAAATTTTTGGTGAAATTACTGAGATGCCACTTTATATATCAGATTCTGCAAGTGTAAATATGATGGAATTAAAATCAACAGCTCGTAGATTAAAATCAGAAGGAAAATTAGATTTTCTTTTGATTGACTATTTGCAGCTTATAAGTCCGCAGGAAGGTTATAGAAAAAGCAGGGAACAGGAAATATCAGAAATTTCTCGTTCGTTAAAACTTCTTGCAAAAGAATTGAATATACCAATTTTAACTTTATCGCAACTTTCTAGGGGAGTTGAGCAAAGAAATGATAAAAGACCGATGCTGTCTGACTTGAGAGAATCTGGAGCGATAGAGCAGGATGCTGATTTAGTGATGTTTTTATATCGTGACAGTTATTACAAAAAAAATAATTTTGATGATGAAGAACAAGGCGAAACTTCTGATGATAGCAGTGGTAGTAACGCTAACAGTAGTGAAGGAAATGAAAAAGGTGAAGAAGTGGAATTAATAATTGGAAAACATAGAAGTGGACCGATTGGAACGATAAAATTATCGTTTGAAGCTTCATATCAACAATTCTTGAATATAAAAGATGAACAACATTTGCCGCCGTCTGAATAA
- the rplI gene encoding 50S ribosomal protein L9 — translation MKIKVILTETIKGIGKKDEIIEVKDGYANNFLLNKNKAVLATPENINKLQKKNEKIEKNHARDVKEANELKDILAKKEVVLKVKAGENGKVFGSIGAKEISEAIKDQLNIEIDKKKISTSTRVKDLGLHTVELKLHSEVKGSIKVKVEAK, via the coding sequence ATGAAAATTAAGGTAATTTTGACAGAAACAATTAAAGGAATAGGGAAAAAAGATGAAATTATAGAAGTAAAAGATGGATATGCCAACAATTTTTTGTTGAATAAAAATAAAGCAGTTTTGGCAACACCAGAAAACATTAATAAATTACAGAAAAAAAATGAAAAGATAGAAAAAAATCATGCAAGAGATGTAAAGGAAGCAAATGAATTGAAAGATATACTTGCAAAAAAAGAAGTTGTACTAAAAGTTAAAGCTGGAGAAAACGGAAAAGTTTTTGGTTCAATTGGAGCAAAGGAAATTTCTGAAGCAATAAAAGATCAATTAAATATTGAAATTGATAAAAAGAAAATTTCGACTAGCACAAGAGTGAAAGATTTGGGACTTCATACAGTTGAGTTAAAACTTCATTCGGAAGTAAAAGGAAGTATAAAAGTGAAAGTGGAAGCAAAATAG
- the dnaX gene encoding DNA polymerase III subunit gamma/tau, with product MLNITLYRKYRPQNFDEIAGQEFVTRAIKNSLRENKLSHAYLFNGPRGVGKTTIARLIAKGVNCLNSEDVTDSPCGVCENCVEISKGISMDMVEIDAASNRGIDEIRELKEKINYRPVKGRKKIYIIDEVHMLTKEAFNALLKTLEEPPSHIIFILATTEIDKIPDTVISRCQRYDFLPIDKKGIIKLLKRVAFKEDIKIDEESLDLIYKKSEGSARDSFSIFEQVVSNYSGEAIDISKTQKALGVVPEILLREFLNLIFLANKEKLIDFIDRIWEDGVVIENFLKDFAYYLKEQFRKSEEVKVNFLLDTVSSIYFTLNEFKYEEDKRLLGYVLIYELYKNKRVKLLEKKLEDFENLDIENERKSYDNLETFDYLKEANRTSKKGFEKKEKIEDNSKKEIAEETMELELESESESNENIDISIFRKRIKKIMNELENLNMAFPFYFQNASFLEIEKEMLCIEVENDFIKNKIMGEDKRKIEEAINKVCKTNIEVKAVVLRNKVKSESKKFLDKMTEFFEGKILKQKNQE from the coding sequence ATATTGAATATTACATTGTATAGAAAATATCGTCCTCAAAATTTTGATGAAATAGCGGGACAGGAATTTGTAACTCGTGCTATAAAAAATTCTTTGAGAGAAAATAAATTATCACATGCTTATTTATTTAACGGACCTCGTGGAGTTGGAAAAACTACGATTGCAAGACTTATTGCAAAAGGAGTAAATTGCTTAAACAGTGAAGATGTAACGGATTCTCCTTGTGGAGTTTGTGAAAACTGTGTTGAAATAAGTAAGGGAATTTCTATGGATATGGTGGAAATTGATGCGGCATCCAATCGTGGAATTGATGAAATTAGGGAATTAAAAGAGAAAATAAATTATAGACCCGTAAAAGGAAGAAAGAAAATTTATATAATTGATGAGGTTCATATGCTCACAAAAGAAGCGTTTAATGCACTTTTAAAGACACTAGAAGAACCGCCGTCACATATAATATTTATTTTGGCTACAACGGAAATTGATAAAATTCCAGATACAGTTATTTCTCGATGTCAAAGATATGATTTTTTGCCAATTGATAAAAAAGGTATAATAAAATTGTTGAAAAGAGTCGCTTTTAAAGAAGATATTAAAATTGATGAAGAAAGTCTGGATTTGATATATAAAAAATCTGAAGGAAGTGCAAGAGATAGCTTTTCAATTTTTGAGCAAGTTGTGTCAAATTATTCTGGGGAAGCAATTGATATTTCAAAGACGCAAAAGGCATTGGGAGTTGTTCCAGAAATTCTTTTAAGAGAATTTTTGAATTTAATTTTTCTTGCAAATAAAGAAAAACTTATCGATTTTATTGATAGAATTTGGGAAGACGGAGTAGTGATTGAAAATTTTTTAAAAGATTTTGCTTATTATTTGAAAGAACAGTTTAGAAAAAGTGAAGAAGTCAAAGTAAATTTTTTGCTTGATACGGTAAGTTCGATTTATTTTACACTAAATGAATTTAAGTATGAGGAGGATAAAAGACTTCTTGGGTATGTCTTGATTTATGAATTGTATAAAAATAAGAGAGTTAAACTTTTAGAAAAAAAATTAGAAGATTTTGAGAATCTTGATATTGAGAATGAAAGAAAATCTTACGATAATTTAGAAACTTTTGATTATTTAAAAGAAGCAAATAGAACTTCTAAAAAAGGTTTTGAGAAAAAAGAAAAAATCGAGGATAATTCTAAAAAAGAAATTGCAGAAGAAACAATGGAATTAGAATTAGAATCAGAATCAGAATCTAATGAAAATATTGATATTTCTATTTTTAGAAAAAGAATTAAAAAGATAATGAATGAGTTGGAAAATTTAAATATGGCTTTTCCATTTTATTTTCAAAATGCAAGTTTTTTGGAAATAGAAAAAGAGATGCTTTGTATAGAAGTTGAAAATGACTTTATTAAAAATAAAATTATGGGAGAAGACAAGAGAAAAATAGAAGAAGCGATAAATAAAGTTTGTAAAACTAATATTGAAGTAAAAGCCGTAGTTTTAAGAAATAAGGTTAAAAGCGAAAGTAAAAAATTTTTGGATAAAATGACTGAATTTTTCGAAGGAAAAATTTTGAAACAAAAAAATCAAGAATAA
- the tpx gene encoding thiol peroxidase, with protein sequence MKKIILNSLILLVIVSCGSKNSSKVEESQGVSKNYVEYVNSLKSENDLKIKMGGEPITIVGKKLKVGDKITQVPLVVNTKLEEKNIFDDKNIKVLYTAPSLDTKVCSLQTKILNDEAKKNPAIKFYSITEDTPFAQARFCTENDINGIKAVSDFKYHQFGLQNGLFIKEKGLLTRALIILDKDNTVKYIEYAQDEKNEADIDKALAFLQKMKK encoded by the coding sequence ATGAAAAAAATAATTTTAAATTCTCTAATTTTACTTGTAATAGTTTCTTGTGGAAGTAAAAATAGTAGTAAAGTTGAAGAATCACAAGGTGTTTCTAAAAATTATGTGGAATATGTAAATAGTTTAAAATCTGAAAATGATTTGAAAATTAAAATGGGTGGAGAGCCAATTACAATCGTTGGAAAAAAATTGAAAGTTGGCGACAAAATAACTCAAGTTCCATTAGTTGTAAATACAAAATTGGAGGAAAAAAATATTTTTGATGATAAAAATATAAAAGTTTTGTATACAGCACCTTCTTTAGATACAAAAGTTTGTTCACTTCAGACGAAAATTTTGAATGATGAAGCTAAAAAAAATCCAGCTATAAAATTTTATTCGATTACAGAAGACACACCATTTGCACAAGCTAGATTTTGTACAGAAAATGACATAAATGGAATAAAAGCTGTTTCAGACTTTAAATACCACCAGTTTGGTCTGCAAAATGGATTGTTTATTAAAGAAAAAGGTCTTCTTACTCGTGCGTTAATCATTTTGGATAAAGATAATACTGTTAAATATATAGAATATGCACAAGATGAAAAAAATGAAGCTGATATAGACAAAGCATTAGCTTTTTTACAAAAAATGAAAAAATAA
- a CDS encoding DUF6320 domain-containing protein, with product MYCVKCGVELEDGVKKCPLCETPVPQMEDLEKNIYESEYPKININIYELKMKRVKKTVFLSFFSISIISILEVLFQNIIMYKKLKWGYYTIPSILIFDLFLFILLDSYRMRTNLFICFFGLSGYFLILDYGDKVLTWSLKLGIPIVVAFTVIGLIFSFVWDKHKSDKLKILNFFIFFVGIFLLVLELIISQKMTWSIFSSIPLFILNILLRYSYKSYKEEFKRRLHL from the coding sequence ATGTATTGTGTAAAATGTGGCGTGGAACTTGAAGATGGCGTAAAAAAGTGTCCTTTGTGTGAAACACCTGTACCACAAATGGAAGATTTGGAAAAAAATATTTATGAAAGTGAATATCCAAAAATAAATATAAATATTTATGAATTAAAAATGAAAAGAGTGAAGAAAACCGTATTTTTGTCTTTTTTTTCAATTTCAATAATTTCAATTTTAGAAGTGCTTTTTCAAAATATTATAATGTATAAAAAATTAAAATGGGGATATTACACAATTCCATCAATTTTAATTTTTGACTTATTTTTATTTATTTTGCTTGATTCTTACAGAATGAGAACAAATTTATTCATTTGCTTTTTCGGACTTAGCGGTTATTTTTTAATTTTGGATTATGGAGATAAAGTCTTGACTTGGAGTTTGAAATTGGGAATTCCGATTGTTGTGGCATTTACAGTAATTGGATTGATTTTTTCATTTGTTTGGGATAAGCATAAATCAGATAAATTAAAAATATTAAATTTTTTTATTTTTTTTGTCGGAATATTTTTACTTGTGCTAGAACTCATAATAAGCCAAAAAATGACCTGGTCAATATTTTCCTCAATTCCGCTTTTTATCTTAAATATACTTTTACGATATTCGTATAAGTCGTATAAAGAGGAATTTAAGCGAAGATTACATTTATAA
- a CDS encoding alcohol acetyltransferase, with translation MRKNEKVWYKLDAFAKTYSSIISEGRTTCFRLSIKFLENVDLEVLQKILPFLEKKYPFFNSELKKGIFWNYLQEKNTGFMLEKEKTYPCTDIQKNNPLRIIYYNNKLSVEIAHFLTDGGGAMIFFRDLIEKYLERKYFFIKNKTKFFTETEEEKNFEEVKNVEKDGYVNSYEKYLRKVSKEVTIKSAFHLPLKILKKGQYHITTGEILLSEIKKESKKHNTTIGKYLLAVYFKILLDRYSSAKNPIVIGVPVDLRKIFCENTYRNFFMNITPSIDASLGTYSLSEIITYLDNYFALKINEKEFYKSIYKAMNPVENILIQIVPYFIKRMFFPFIFDYYGERGYTTGFSNLGIFRIEPKYEKYILGFRFLPPPSKRCKVKVGVISDTKKIYINFGNLTTNYEIERDFFIYLRKRGIRSKIITNY, from the coding sequence ATGAGAAAGAATGAAAAAGTTTGGTATAAATTAGACGCTTTTGCAAAAACTTATTCTTCTATCATAAGTGAAGGTAGAACAACTTGTTTTAGACTTTCCATTAAATTTTTGGAAAATGTTGACTTGGAAGTTTTACAGAAAATATTACCTTTTTTGGAAAAAAAATATCCATTTTTTAATTCAGAGCTTAAAAAGGGAATTTTTTGGAACTATCTTCAAGAAAAAAATACTGGATTTATGCTCGAAAAAGAAAAAACTTATCCATGTACAGACATTCAAAAAAATAATCCTTTGAGAATAATTTATTACAATAATAAACTTTCGGTGGAAATTGCTCATTTTTTGACTGACGGCGGGGGAGCTATGATATTTTTTAGAGATTTAATAGAAAAATATTTAGAACGAAAATATTTTTTTATAAAAAATAAAACGAAATTTTTCACAGAAACAGAAGAAGAAAAAAATTTTGAAGAAGTCAAAAATGTTGAAAAAGATGGATATGTAAATTCATATGAAAAGTATTTGCGAAAAGTGAGTAAAGAAGTGACAATAAAATCAGCATTTCATTTGCCACTAAAGATATTAAAAAAAGGTCAGTATCATATAACAACAGGAGAAATTCTTTTAAGTGAAATAAAAAAAGAAAGTAAAAAACATAACACAACAATTGGAAAATATTTACTCGCTGTTTATTTTAAAATTTTACTTGATAGATATTCAAGTGCGAAAAATCCGATTGTTATTGGTGTTCCTGTGGATTTGAGAAAAATTTTTTGTGAAAATACTTACAGAAATTTTTTCATGAACATAACACCAAGCATTGATGCAAGTCTTGGGACTTATTCGCTCTCGGAAATCATCACATATTTGGATAATTATTTTGCTCTTAAAATAAATGAAAAGGAGTTTTACAAAAGTATTTATAAAGCGATGAATCCAGTTGAGAATATTTTAATACAAATAGTCCCGTATTTTATAAAGCGAATGTTTTTTCCATTTATTTTTGACTATTACGGCGAGCGGGGATATACGACGGGATTTTCAAATTTGGGAATTTTTAGAATTGAGCCGAAATACGAAAAATATATTTTGGGATTTAGATTTTTGCCACCACCTAGCAAGAGATGTAAAGTAAAAGTTGGAGTAATTAGCGATACAAAAAAAATATATATAAACTTTGGGAATTTGACTACAAATTACGAAATAGAACGAGATTTTTTTATTTATTTGCGAAAGCGGGGAATAAGGTCAAAAATTATAACAAATTATTAA